Proteins from one Nicotiana tabacum cultivar K326 chromosome 23, ASM71507v2, whole genome shotgun sequence genomic window:
- the LOC107806725 gene encoding protein IQ-DOMAIN 9 — MGSGYCLKNVISLRKAKDGRSKRLKGTSIGRTGDDNSQKEPSRRSSGASIKNHRELEMPLEDKAATKIQTAFRAYVARKTLRCLKGIARLQSMTQGSSVKKQASATLSNLQSWNRIQTEIRARRVSMVIEGRLKQKKVENQLKLEAKLHNVEAEWSGGPETMEVVLARIHQREEAAVKRERTMAYAFSHQWRANSNPIFRSSNHDISKANWGWSWTDRWIAARPWECRIPVQSTPRMANKIARTTPKSYKTQTIKTPVFVKSTFANQKRTIKPRKLSYEAADKLTAEKGINKVDASIEKQVMVS; from the exons ATGGGTTCTGGATACTGTCTTAAAAATGTTATCAGTTTGAGGAAAGCAAAAGATGGCAGATCGAAAAGATTAAAG GGAACTTCTATTGGACGCACGGGGGACGACAACTCTCAGAAAGAGCCGTCAAGGAGATCAAGTGGTGCTTCTATAAAAAATCACAGGGAACTGGAAATGCCTCTTGAGGATAAAGCGGCCACAAAGATTCAGACAGCTTTCCGCGCATATGTG gCAAGGAAAACTTTACGTTGCTTGAAAGGAATAGCAAGATTACAGTCTATGACACAAGGCTCATCAGTGAAAAAACAAGCTTCAGCAACTTTGAGCAATCTTCAGTCATGGAACAGGATACAAACTGAGATTAGAGCTCGCCGTGTTAGTATGGTAATAGAAGGGCGTCTTAAGCAGAAGAaggtggagaatcaattgaagcTTGAGGCAAAGCTTCATAACGTAGAG GCAGAGTGGAGTGGTGGCCCTGAAACAATGGAAGTAGTTCTAGCAAGAATACACCAGAGAGAAGAAGCAGCAGTGAAGCGGGAGCGAACTATGGCATATGCATTTTCTCATCAG TGGAGGGCCAATTCCAACCCAATATTCAGATCAAGTAATCATGATATCAGCAAAGCTAACTGGGGCTGGAGCTGGACGGATCGCTGGATTGCTGCTCGTCCGTGGGAATGCCGAATTCCTGTTCAATCAACTCCAAGAATGGCCAATAAGATAGCAAGGACGACTCCTAAAAGTTACAAAACTCAAACAATAAAAACACCAGTTTTTGTTAAATCAACTTTTGCTAATCAGAAACGCACTATAAAGCCTCGAAAGCTATCGTACGAAGCAGCTGATAAATTGACTGCAGAGAAAGGAATCAACAAAGTTGACGCAAGCATTGAAAAACAGGTGATGGTATCCTAA